A genomic segment from Nocardiopsis sp. Huas11 encodes:
- a CDS encoding dynamin family protein codes for MTRPSAAPDTSGPGAPDRFATGPDATSDQPDQGHAPMPSAGRGDVARDGGSHQPGPSVEADPAKHRAPAPDERRFEQILESLRGHVRDLEFADGLPGADEGRALQADVLAQLSDYVLPRVRRPDIPLLIAVAGSTGAGKSTLVNSLVGEQVTTTGVRRPTTNSPVLACNPADVDWFSEASFIPTLPRVRQQGLAMPGKDGMLVLAASEAMPPGVALLDTPDVDSAVAAHHEFAAKFLDAADLWVFVTTSTRYADARVWEFLQVARDRDTSLAVVLSRVPRKGRRQLLDHFGAMLEANGLGNAARFAIPETDQIRGERFTSNVADHIREFLADVAGEADQRDRVSRRTFVGVIDSFRSRVPELARQVETQIETGRSLGAAVDDAYAAANRRIDTGLGDGSLLRGSLSARWQEVAASGDLAKSLRMRGRRSRKARNEQAERGQRVASLERAVRDALEALVVSSCERAAEQVEQSWRAVSGGADLVTRALDRPTADLGKRIRKEIAEWQGEIAGMTTASGATKRSVARFVTFDHDIVALVLIIDLLGFERSHSGGGAHAADTSGPSPQRLLKGLFGAQSLRSMGGTARDNLRQRVLGLLEHERVPFDGALASAGIPTEDSAVQLYQATYNLEISR; via the coding sequence ATGACCCGGCCGTCGGCCGCACCGGACACCTCCGGTCCCGGTGCCCCGGACCGGTTCGCAACCGGACCGGACGCCACCTCTGACCAGCCCGATCAGGGCCACGCACCCATGCCCTCCGCGGGCCGCGGGGACGTCGCCCGGGACGGGGGGTCCCACCAGCCGGGCCCATCCGTCGAGGCGGACCCGGCCAAGCACCGGGCCCCCGCCCCCGACGAACGCCGATTCGAGCAGATCCTGGAGTCCCTGCGCGGCCACGTCCGCGACCTGGAGTTCGCGGACGGGCTCCCCGGCGCCGACGAGGGCCGCGCCCTACAGGCGGACGTCCTCGCCCAGCTGTCCGACTACGTCCTGCCGCGCGTGCGCCGTCCCGACATCCCGCTGCTCATCGCCGTCGCCGGGTCCACCGGCGCGGGAAAGTCCACCCTGGTCAACAGCCTGGTGGGCGAGCAGGTCACCACCACCGGAGTGCGCCGCCCCACGACCAACAGCCCGGTCCTGGCGTGCAACCCCGCCGACGTCGACTGGTTCAGCGAGGCCTCCTTCATCCCCACACTGCCGCGCGTGCGCCAGCAGGGTCTGGCCATGCCCGGCAAGGACGGCATGCTCGTGCTCGCCGCGAGCGAGGCCATGCCCCCGGGCGTGGCCCTGCTGGACACGCCCGACGTCGACTCCGCCGTCGCGGCCCACCACGAGTTCGCGGCCAAGTTCCTCGACGCCGCCGACCTGTGGGTGTTCGTCACCACCAGCACCCGCTACGCCGACGCCCGTGTCTGGGAGTTCCTCCAGGTCGCACGGGACCGGGACACCTCACTGGCCGTGGTCCTGTCCCGGGTGCCCCGCAAGGGCCGCCGTCAGCTGCTCGACCACTTCGGCGCGATGCTGGAGGCCAACGGCCTCGGCAACGCGGCCCGCTTCGCCATCCCCGAGACCGACCAGATCCGCGGGGAGCGCTTCACCTCCAACGTCGCCGACCACATCCGCGAGTTCCTCGCCGACGTGGCGGGGGAGGCCGATCAGCGCGACCGGGTCTCCCGCCGCACGTTCGTGGGCGTCATCGACAGCTTCCGCTCCCGCGTGCCCGAACTCGCACGCCAGGTGGAGACCCAGATCGAGACCGGGCGCTCGCTCGGCGCCGCCGTCGACGACGCCTACGCCGCCGCCAACCGCCGTATCGACACCGGGCTGGGCGACGGATCCCTGCTGCGGGGCTCGCTGAGTGCCCGCTGGCAGGAGGTCGCCGCCAGCGGCGACCTCGCCAAGAGCCTGCGCATGCGGGGCAGGCGCAGCCGCAAGGCCCGCAACGAACAGGCCGAACGCGGCCAGCGGGTCGCCTCCCTGGAGCGGGCCGTGCGCGACGCGCTGGAGGCCCTGGTGGTCTCATCGTGCGAGCGCGCCGCCGAGCAGGTGGAGCAGTCCTGGCGTGCGGTGAGCGGTGGCGCCGACCTCGTGACGCGGGCCCTGGACCGGCCCACGGCCGACCTCGGCAAGCGGATCCGCAAGGAGATCGCGGAGTGGCAGGGCGAGATCGCCGGGATGACCACCGCCAGCGGTGCCACCAAGCGATCCGTCGCCCGCTTCGTCACCTTCGACCACGACATCGTCGCCCTGGTCCTGATCATCGACCTGCTCGGCTTCGAGCGATCCCATTCCGGAGGCGGCGCCCACGCGGCCGACACCTCCGGTCCATCCCCACAACGCCTGCTCAAGGGCTTGTTCGGTGCCCAGTCCCTGCGCAGTATGGGTGGGACCGCACGGGACAACCTGCGGCAGCGCGTCCTCGGCCTGCTCGAACACGAGCGCGTTCCCTTCGACGGCGCCCTGGCGTCGGCCGGGATCCCCACCGAGGACAGCGCCGTCCAGCTCTATCAGGCCACGTACAACCTTGAGATTTCGCGATGA
- a CDS encoding GGDEF domain-containing protein, translating to MSISERPMAARGDPSGERERWPILQQPRGLIVYMGFLLFAVLFLFGATIALTDVLLADLTTFLALVVSAAVCVEAIRRLGMPAGLTRDLLGAWWFPVVVLLPPLYSLLMPVPVYLMLQLRARPAMAHRRLFNAVSVALSGFLASVVWHAYWGGGVLQGVKGTQSAHENLGSGLGVVVALLCCAGFTVLNTLIVAVAARISSGPGHSLRPMWDREALIVDAVELCVGVTVAILAHLTLFLLVIAVPPVVLLQRSLLYQQLQTAARTDPKTGLLNAPTWEQEAAVEIARARSARSRAAVLIVDIDHFKRVNDNHGHLFGDQVLLGVATTIAQQLRQSDLLGRFGGEEFVVLLPGSDTTEAWQAAERLRSQVGRMEISVDDVPVSITISIGVAVIGDHGNDLVELLTAADLALYRAKETGRDRVCLPAGRPGVGGRIPGPRAEEIPEPPDALGI from the coding sequence GTGAGTATCTCGGAGAGGCCGATGGCGGCCCGGGGGGACCCCTCTGGAGAGCGGGAGCGGTGGCCGATTCTCCAGCAGCCCCGGGGCCTGATCGTCTACATGGGATTCCTCCTGTTCGCCGTGCTGTTCCTGTTCGGCGCGACGATCGCGCTGACCGACGTGCTGCTCGCCGACCTGACCACCTTCCTCGCGCTCGTGGTGAGCGCCGCGGTGTGCGTGGAGGCCATCCGCCGACTCGGGATGCCCGCCGGGCTCACCCGCGACCTGCTGGGCGCCTGGTGGTTCCCGGTGGTGGTCCTGCTGCCGCCGCTGTACTCGCTGCTGATGCCCGTCCCCGTCTACCTCATGCTCCAGCTCCGCGCGCGTCCGGCCATGGCGCACAGGCGGCTGTTCAACGCCGTCTCGGTGGCGCTGTCGGGTTTCCTGGCGTCGGTGGTCTGGCACGCGTACTGGGGCGGAGGCGTCCTGCAGGGCGTCAAGGGCACGCAGAGCGCGCACGAGAACCTGGGCAGCGGCCTGGGGGTCGTCGTCGCGCTGCTGTGCTGCGCGGGGTTCACCGTGCTCAACACGCTCATCGTCGCCGTGGCCGCGCGGATCAGCAGCGGCCCCGGGCACAGCCTCCGGCCGATGTGGGACCGGGAGGCGCTGATCGTGGACGCCGTCGAATTATGTGTCGGGGTCACGGTCGCCATCCTCGCCCACCTGACCCTGTTCCTGCTGGTCATCGCCGTCCCCCCGGTGGTGCTGCTCCAGCGCAGCCTGCTCTACCAACAACTCCAGACGGCCGCGCGCACCGACCCCAAGACGGGGCTGCTGAACGCTCCGACCTGGGAGCAGGAGGCCGCGGTCGAGATCGCCAGGGCCCGGTCCGCGCGGAGCCGGGCCGCGGTGCTGATCGTCGACATCGACCACTTCAAGCGTGTGAACGACAACCACGGGCACCTCTTCGGAGACCAGGTCCTGCTGGGGGTGGCGACGACGATCGCCCAGCAGCTGCGCCAGTCCGACCTGCTCGGGCGGTTCGGCGGAGAGGAGTTCGTGGTCCTGCTGCCCGGGTCGGACACGACCGAGGCGTGGCAGGCCGCCGAGCGGCTGCGCTCGCAGGTGGGCCGGATGGAGATCTCGGTGGACGACGTACCGGTGTCGATCACCATCTCGATCGGCGTCGCGGTGATCGGTGACCACGGCAACGACCTGGTGGAGCTGCTGACCGCCGCCGACCTCGCGCTGTACCGGGCCAAGGAGACCGGCCGCGACCGTGTGTGCCTGCCCGCGGGCAGACCGGGTGTCGGCGGACGCATCCCCGGTCCCCGGGCAGAGGAGATCCCCGAGCCTCCCGACGCTCTGGGGATCTGA
- a CDS encoding GTPase → MTTQWNPAQAYRAPDSADHRADGEDRGSGPADSGPWNDGRTDRGETAQTESGPWRGYTMPVPEHPDHADASGEPAHDGISGYPDPPEGGEPQTDRGEASGSAESAPDGEQTQQSRQTERPEQQRRPGRHARPSSRSARAHAAAEARETRESQEAGEVQGTAAPQTTAERRETETAQGAARARTGQEQDAGRAEGSDHEDDPEGLAGWVGSLAEAAEDAQIAGRTTGGFPIVSPPSAEGSPRSARGERAAEGEAPPAESRQSPRRRTMAEAAQDTGAVSGEETDPSAPAPLPRRVPGPSAVSGAFRAVGQDQADPSAGAEDGAEADPRGDAGADSATEREDEEYRPTTHDHWHSTSSISRAELIERLDALSTLTEIGQDDLPEELIARSGQLLDHAGARLRLSAEHTVVALAGGTGSGKSSLFNALCGLELSQTGVTRPTTSKAHACVWGHEGADALLSWLGVPNRYRHSRTSVLDAGNSELTGLVLLDLPDHDSVRSMHTAEADRLIGSVDLLVWVLDPQKYADAAVHHRYLAQMSGHGAVTIAVLNQVDKVAPDELEELLTDLRRLLETESGVHPRVITTSTITDQGIRDLREFLAETVGERRALVDRLAADLDQVIEPFGEFRGRAPIPEGVPADARRRIESGLADAAGVSAVADVVETNDVRRGRRQVGWPVARHSAKLRKDPLAAVQLDFLRREDQSVSGPVDAHEAELETVLGEAADAVSEDMPGPWRRRMRAAARSALSDLPAELGEGVSGAVGDPGRSPAWWKAARTAQFALLAAAALGLVWVVVSLVSLLGGGFTGLRMFDDPVFLAYSGTLVTAALFVGWLTGVGCGNLVEVAAVQRREEVELAALARVKQIAATRVVEPMEAELERYRAFRAAYEVAATSD, encoded by the coding sequence ATGACGACTCAGTGGAACCCAGCGCAGGCCTATCGGGCACCGGACTCGGCCGATCACCGGGCCGACGGCGAGGACCGCGGGAGCGGACCGGCCGATTCCGGGCCCTGGAACGACGGACGCACCGACCGGGGTGAGACGGCCCAGACCGAGAGCGGTCCCTGGCGCGGTTACACCATGCCGGTGCCCGAGCACCCCGACCACGCGGACGCCTCCGGCGAACCCGCCCACGACGGGATCTCGGGATACCCGGACCCGCCCGAGGGCGGCGAGCCGCAGACCGATCGCGGCGAGGCGTCCGGCTCGGCGGAATCGGCACCCGATGGGGAGCAGACCCAGCAGAGCCGGCAGACGGAGCGGCCCGAGCAGCAGCGGCGGCCCGGACGGCACGCCCGGCCCTCCTCGCGTTCGGCGCGGGCGCACGCCGCCGCGGAGGCGCGTGAGACCAGGGAGTCACAGGAGGCCGGTGAGGTCCAGGGCACTGCGGCGCCTCAGACCACCGCCGAGCGCAGGGAGACCGAGACCGCTCAGGGCGCCGCCAGGGCGCGGACCGGGCAGGAGCAGGACGCCGGACGCGCCGAGGGCTCGGACCACGAGGACGACCCCGAGGGTCTCGCCGGGTGGGTGGGCAGCCTGGCCGAGGCGGCCGAGGACGCCCAGATCGCCGGTCGCACCACCGGCGGCTTCCCGATCGTGTCTCCGCCGTCGGCGGAGGGTTCCCCGCGGTCGGCCCGAGGCGAGCGCGCGGCCGAGGGCGAGGCCCCGCCCGCGGAGTCGCGCCAGAGCCCGCGCCGGCGGACCATGGCGGAGGCCGCGCAGGACACCGGGGCCGTGTCGGGCGAGGAGACCGACCCGTCGGCCCCCGCGCCGCTGCCGCGCCGCGTACCCGGCCCCTCCGCCGTCTCCGGAGCCTTCCGGGCGGTGGGCCAGGACCAGGCAGACCCCTCCGCGGGCGCCGAGGACGGGGCCGAGGCCGACCCGCGAGGGGACGCCGGAGCCGACTCCGCCACCGAGCGGGAGGACGAGGAGTACCGTCCCACCACCCACGACCACTGGCATTCCACGTCCTCGATCAGCCGCGCCGAGCTGATCGAGCGCCTGGACGCGCTCTCCACGCTGACCGAGATCGGACAGGACGACCTGCCCGAGGAGCTGATCGCGCGCTCCGGACAGCTGCTCGACCACGCGGGGGCCCGGCTGCGCCTGTCCGCCGAGCACACCGTCGTCGCGCTCGCCGGCGGCACCGGCAGCGGCAAGTCCTCACTGTTCAACGCCCTGTGCGGGCTGGAACTGTCGCAGACCGGCGTCACCCGGCCCACCACCTCCAAGGCCCACGCGTGCGTGTGGGGCCACGAGGGGGCCGACGCCCTGCTGAGCTGGCTGGGCGTGCCCAACCGCTACCGCCACTCGCGCACGAGCGTCCTGGACGCCGGTAACTCCGAACTGACCGGCCTGGTCCTGCTCGACCTGCCCGACCACGACTCGGTGCGCAGCATGCACACGGCCGAGGCCGACCGCCTCATCGGCTCGGTCGACCTGCTCGTGTGGGTGCTCGACCCGCAAAAGTACGCGGACGCCGCCGTCCACCACCGCTACCTGGCCCAGATGTCGGGGCACGGCGCGGTCACCATCGCCGTCCTCAACCAGGTCGACAAGGTCGCGCCGGACGAGCTCGAGGAGCTCCTGACCGACCTGCGCCGCCTGCTGGAGACGGAGTCGGGCGTGCACCCGCGGGTGATCACCACGTCCACCATCACCGACCAGGGCATCCGCGACCTGCGCGAGTTCCTGGCCGAGACGGTGGGGGAGCGGCGCGCCCTGGTCGACCGCTTGGCCGCCGACCTCGACCAGGTGATCGAGCCCTTCGGGGAGTTCCGCGGACGGGCCCCGATCCCGGAGGGCGTCCCCGCCGACGCGCGCAGGCGCATCGAGAGCGGACTGGCCGACGCGGCGGGCGTCTCCGCCGTCGCCGACGTCGTCGAGACCAACGACGTCAGGCGAGGCAGGCGCCAGGTCGGCTGGCCGGTGGCACGGCACTCGGCGAAGCTGCGCAAGGACCCGCTGGCCGCGGTCCAGCTCGACTTCCTGCGCCGTGAGGACCAGAGCGTGAGCGGTCCCGTCGACGCGCACGAGGCCGAACTGGAGACCGTCCTGGGCGAGGCCGCCGACGCCGTCTCCGAGGACATGCCGGGGCCGTGGCGCCGACGGATGCGCGCCGCCGCGCGCAGCGCGCTGTCCGACCTGCCCGCCGAACTCGGCGAGGGGGTCTCCGGCGCGGTCGGCGACCCCGGCCGGAGCCCGGCGTGGTGGAAGGCGGCCCGCACCGCCCAGTTCGCACTGCTGGCCGCCGCCGCGCTCGGCCTGGTGTGGGTGGTCGTGTCGCTGGTGAGCTTGCTCGGCGGCGGTTTCACGGGGTTGCGGATGTTCGACGACCCGGTCTTCCTGGCCTACTCCGGCACCCTGGTCACCGCCGCGCTCTTCGTGGGCTGGCTGACCGGTGTCGGCTGCGGCAACCTCGTGGAGGTGGCCGCGGTCCAACGCCGCGAGGAGGTCGAGCTCGCCGCCCTGGCCCGCGTCAAGCAGATCGCCGCGACGCGCGTGGTGGAGCCGATGGAGGCCGAACTGGAGCGTTACCGGGCGTTCCGCGCGGCCTACGAGGTCGCCGCGACCTCCGACTGA
- the cobT gene encoding nicotinate-nucleotide--dimethylbenzimidazole phosphoribosyltransferase, with product MTNDDREDARRGETAPTGDSGLGGLLDGLPESGRGTRAQRPRASAGPANPFRRPPAVPAEPERTTPSPAEPRTSEPRPASAPVESVPVAEPEPVAAHEPERASAPPAEPEAPAPAAAPEPEPEPEPVAAPEPAPDPEPPAPAPPSHAAPPARPGAAAPPATARRPNVIPFRGGEREPEPAAPTTDLAHGHHPATAHPAAERTPSPSDTAPEPARTRAAAPEPEQSMYAHEAAAPAEGPEPTGPPSHTGPRAVPSAPTPTDPAPAADGAAPFGDWAGHAFDDAERDAVYRAIRERRDVRVGFRPDPVPDDVLTRVLEAAHQAPSVGHVQPWDFLVIDAPDLRARVRDLAQAERDDHARAQPGIRARAFSGLKVEAILDSPLNIAVTVDPTRGGRHGQGRHAQPASAAYAAALAVENLWLAARAEGLGVGWVGFVDERDVADALELPSHLDLVAYLCVGYVEEFPTEPELSLAGWAKGRPLSWAVHRDRYGHRGLPGQEPTSLLEETITAIGGLNPRAVEEARDRQNRMTKPPGSLGVLEEISVQLAGLAEECPPPIPEPAAVAVFAGDHGVHAQGVTAWPQEVTAQMVHNFLDGGAVVNAFAEQVGAEVTVIDVGVVGDLPRAAGLLPRKVARGTADFTQGPAMTRAQALQALEGGIEVARDLVSAGNRCLITGDMGIANTTPAATLVCALTGADPAQATGRGTGVDDAMHAHKVEVVRQALAANPVDRSDPIGVLAALGGLEHAALAGFVLGGAALRVPVLLDGVIAGAAALVAAAISPESMSACFAGHRSSEPGHTLALEHLGLRPLVDLEMRLGEGSGALLALPLLQGSARALRNVATFDAAGVSTAH from the coding sequence ATGACCAACGATGACCGCGAGGACGCCCGGCGCGGCGAGACCGCGCCGACGGGCGACTCCGGCCTCGGCGGGCTGCTCGACGGCCTGCCGGAGAGCGGCCGGGGCACACGGGCGCAGCGGCCGCGCGCGTCCGCGGGGCCGGCGAACCCGTTCCGACGTCCGCCCGCGGTGCCGGCGGAGCCCGAGCGAACGACGCCGTCGCCGGCCGAACCCCGCACGTCCGAACCCCGGCCCGCGTCGGCCCCCGTGGAATCCGTGCCGGTGGCCGAGCCGGAGCCCGTGGCGGCTCACGAGCCCGAGCGCGCTTCCGCGCCGCCCGCCGAGCCCGAGGCCCCCGCACCCGCGGCTGCGCCCGAGCCCGAGCCCGAGCCCGAACCCGTGGCCGCACCCGAGCCCGCGCCCGACCCGGAGCCACCCGCTCCCGCACCGCCGTCCCACGCGGCCCCGCCCGCCCGCCCAGGGGCCGCCGCACCACCGGCGACCGCCCGTCGGCCCAACGTCATCCCCTTCCGCGGCGGCGAACGCGAACCGGAGCCGGCGGCCCCGACCACCGACCTCGCCCACGGGCACCACCCCGCCACGGCGCACCCCGCCGCCGAACGGACGCCCTCCCCGTCCGACACCGCACCCGAGCCCGCGCGGACCCGCGCCGCGGCACCCGAGCCGGAACAGAGCATGTACGCACACGAAGCAGCCGCGCCCGCCGAGGGACCGGAACCCACCGGACCGCCGAGCCACACCGGACCCCGGGCGGTACCCTCCGCCCCAACGCCGACCGACCCAGCCCCCGCCGCCGACGGGGCCGCCCCGTTCGGCGACTGGGCCGGACACGCCTTCGACGACGCCGAGCGCGACGCCGTCTACCGCGCCATCCGCGAGCGGCGCGACGTCCGCGTCGGATTCCGGCCGGACCCCGTGCCGGACGACGTCCTCACCCGCGTCCTGGAAGCGGCCCACCAAGCACCCAGCGTCGGCCACGTCCAGCCCTGGGACTTCCTGGTCATCGACGCCCCCGACCTGCGCGCCCGCGTCCGCGACCTCGCCCAGGCCGAGCGCGACGACCACGCGCGCGCCCAGCCCGGCATCCGCGCGCGGGCCTTCTCCGGGCTCAAGGTCGAGGCGATCCTCGACTCTCCGCTCAACATCGCCGTCACCGTCGACCCCACCCGCGGCGGCCGCCACGGCCAGGGCCGCCACGCCCAGCCCGCCAGCGCGGCCTACGCCGCCGCCCTGGCCGTCGAGAACCTGTGGCTGGCCGCCCGCGCCGAAGGGCTGGGCGTGGGCTGGGTCGGCTTCGTCGACGAGCGCGACGTCGCCGACGCCCTCGAACTCCCCTCCCACCTCGACCTCGTGGCCTACCTCTGCGTCGGCTACGTCGAGGAGTTCCCCACCGAGCCCGAACTCAGCCTGGCGGGTTGGGCCAAGGGACGCCCCCTGTCCTGGGCGGTCCACCGCGACCGGTACGGTCACCGCGGTCTACCCGGCCAGGAGCCCACGAGCCTGCTGGAGGAGACCATCACCGCCATCGGAGGCCTGAACCCCCGTGCCGTGGAGGAGGCCAGGGACCGGCAGAACCGGATGACCAAGCCGCCGGGCTCCCTCGGCGTCCTGGAGGAGATCTCGGTGCAGCTGGCCGGGCTCGCCGAGGAGTGCCCCCCGCCGATCCCCGAACCCGCCGCCGTCGCCGTCTTCGCCGGTGACCACGGTGTCCACGCGCAGGGGGTGACCGCCTGGCCCCAGGAGGTCACCGCGCAGATGGTGCACAACTTCCTGGACGGCGGAGCGGTCGTCAACGCCTTCGCCGAGCAGGTCGGCGCGGAGGTCACCGTGATCGACGTCGGCGTGGTGGGCGACCTGCCCCGCGCCGCCGGACTGCTGCCGCGCAAGGTCGCGCGCGGCACGGCCGACTTCACCCAGGGCCCGGCGATGACCCGCGCCCAGGCCCTCCAGGCGCTGGAGGGCGGCATCGAGGTCGCCCGCGACCTCGTCTCGGCCGGGAACCGGTGTCTGATCACCGGTGACATGGGCATCGCCAACACCACGCCCGCGGCCACGCTCGTGTGCGCCCTCACCGGCGCGGACCCGGCCCAGGCCACCGGCCGCGGGACCGGGGTGGACGACGCCATGCACGCGCACAAGGTGGAGGTGGTGCGTCAGGCCCTGGCCGCCAACCCCGTGGACCGCTCCGACCCCATCGGCGTCCTGGCCGCCCTGGGCGGCCTGGAGCACGCGGCTCTGGCCGGGTTCGTGCTCGGCGGCGCGGCGCTGCGGGTGCCGGTGCTGCTGGACGGGGTCATCGCCGGGGCCGCCGCGCTCGTGGCGGCGGCGATCTCGCCCGAGTCCATGTCCGCGTGCTTCGCGGGCCACCGCTCCAGCGAGCCCGGGCACACCCTGGCGCTGGAACACCTGGGCCTGCGCCCCCTGGTCGACCTGGAGATGCGGCTGGGCGAGGGCTCGGGCGCCCTGCTGGCGCTGCCGCTCCTGCAGGGCTCGGCCCGCGCCCTGCGCAACGTCGCCACCTTCGACGCGGCAGGCGTGTCCACGGCGCACTGA
- the cobA gene encoding uroporphyrinogen-III C-methyltransferase: MTYLLGLRMQGRDVLVVGGGRVAQRRIPVLVEAGARVTLVAPAVSAALEDLADAGHITWWRRAFEPGDVAGEGALTYWLVHAATDDPEVNAAVAAEAEDARVWCVRADDRHSSSAWTPASGNIGDITVGVVASGDPRRSAGLRDAIADGLADGTLDARRGRERLTGVALVGGGPGDPGLITVRGQQLLSQADVVVVDRLAPTSLLDRLAADVEIVDAAKIPYGRSMTQEDINAVLVGRARQGKFVVRLKGGDSFLFGRGGEEAAACAAAGVPVIAVPGVTSALAAPASAGIPATHRGVAQDVHIVSAHVVPDDERSTVDWKGLATAGGTVVALMGVERIEAISAALIAHGRSRDTPVAVVQEATLPGQRTVTGTLAGIASAVRSANVRPPAVVIIGEVVQTARDLDILHTGTQFETHRQVTGRDLQ; encoded by the coding sequence ATGACCTATCTCCTCGGTCTGCGCATGCAGGGCCGCGACGTCCTCGTCGTCGGCGGGGGCAGAGTCGCCCAGCGCCGGATCCCGGTACTCGTCGAGGCGGGCGCACGCGTCACCCTCGTGGCCCCGGCCGTCTCCGCCGCGCTGGAGGACCTCGCCGACGCGGGGCACATCACATGGTGGCGCCGCGCCTTCGAACCCGGCGACGTCGCCGGTGAAGGCGCCCTCACCTACTGGCTCGTCCACGCGGCCACCGACGACCCCGAGGTCAACGCGGCCGTGGCGGCCGAGGCCGAGGACGCGCGCGTGTGGTGCGTGCGCGCCGACGACCGGCACTCCTCCTCGGCCTGGACGCCCGCCAGCGGAAACATCGGCGACATCACCGTCGGCGTCGTCGCCTCCGGGGACCCCCGCCGCTCCGCCGGACTGCGTGACGCCATCGCCGACGGGCTGGCCGACGGCACCCTCGACGCGCGGCGCGGGCGGGAGCGGCTCACGGGTGTGGCCCTCGTCGGCGGCGGACCGGGTGATCCCGGTCTGATCACGGTTCGGGGACAACAACTGCTGTCCCAGGCCGACGTCGTGGTCGTCGACCGCCTCGCGCCGACCTCCCTGCTCGACCGGCTGGCCGCCGACGTGGAGATCGTCGACGCCGCAAAGATCCCCTACGGCCGGTCCATGACGCAGGAGGACATCAACGCCGTCCTCGTCGGCCGGGCGCGCCAGGGCAAGTTCGTGGTGCGGCTCAAGGGCGGCGACTCCTTCCTCTTCGGACGAGGGGGAGAGGAGGCCGCCGCCTGCGCCGCCGCCGGCGTCCCGGTCATCGCCGTGCCCGGCGTGACCAGCGCGTTGGCCGCCCCCGCCAGCGCCGGGATCCCCGCGACCCACCGGGGCGTGGCCCAGGACGTGCACATCGTCTCGGCGCACGTGGTTCCCGACGACGAGCGCTCCACCGTCGACTGGAAGGGGCTCGCCACGGCGGGGGGTACCGTGGTGGCACTCATGGGAGTGGAGCGCATCGAGGCGATCTCCGCCGCCCTCATCGCCCACGGCCGTTCCCGGGACACACCCGTCGCCGTGGTCCAGGAGGCGACACTGCCGGGACAGCGGACCGTGACCGGTACGCTTGCGGGCATCGCCTCCGCGGTGCGATCGGCCAACGTTCGGCCCCCGGCGGTGGTGATCATCGGAGAAGTGGTCCAAACAGCGCGGGATCTTGACATACTGCACACGGGAACCCAGTTCGAGACCCATCGACAGGTGACCGGGCGCGATCTCCAATGA
- the cobC gene encoding Rv2231c family pyridoxal phosphate-dependent protein CobC, with protein MGYDLRHHGDAETGDGLLDFAVNVRASAPPAWLGRRLADSLAHLGAYPDQSAARAAVAGRHGRDTAEVLLTAGAAEAFVLLARVLDPVRAVVVHPQFTEPEAALRAAGHTVDRVVLTPEFTLDPALVPDDADLVVLGNPTNPTSVLHPARTLAALARPGRVLVVDEAFADCVPGEPESLAGRRDLPGLVVVRSLTKTWSLAGLRAGYLLAAPELVARLGSAQPLWPVSTPALAAIEACCSPAAVAESDAWAVRLAERREDLADVLGDAGLHVLAGARASFLLVRAPGADLLRERLRERGVAVRRGDTFPGLGPEWLRVAVRDRGTHRVLGRTLAQLVVT; from the coding sequence ATGGGCTATGACCTGCGGCATCACGGTGACGCCGAGACCGGTGACGGACTGCTGGACTTCGCCGTGAACGTGCGCGCGAGCGCGCCCCCGGCGTGGCTGGGGCGGCGTCTGGCCGACTCCCTGGCGCACCTGGGCGCCTACCCCGACCAGAGCGCGGCACGGGCGGCGGTCGCCGGGCGCCACGGCCGGGACACCGCCGAGGTGCTGCTCACCGCGGGCGCCGCCGAGGCGTTCGTGCTGCTGGCCCGGGTCCTCGACCCGGTCCGAGCGGTGGTCGTGCACCCCCAGTTCACCGAGCCCGAGGCCGCCCTGCGCGCCGCCGGGCACACCGTGGACAGAGTCGTGCTCACCCCCGAGTTCACCCTCGACCCGGCCCTGGTCCCCGACGACGCCGACCTCGTCGTCCTGGGAAACCCCACCAACCCCACCTCCGTGTTGCACCCGGCCCGGACGCTGGCCGCCCTGGCCCGGCCCGGACGCGTGCTCGTGGTCGACGAGGCCTTCGCCGACTGCGTCCCCGGCGAGCCCGAGTCCCTGGCCGGGCGCCGTGACCTGCCGGGCCTGGTGGTGGTCCGCAGCCTCACCAAGACCTGGTCGCTGGCGGGCCTGCGCGCCGGATACCTGCTCGCCGCACCGGAGCTGGTCGCGCGCCTGGGCTCGGCCCAGCCGCTGTGGCCGGTCTCCACCCCGGCGCTGGCCGCGATCGAGGCGTGCTGTTCTCCGGCCGCGGTCGCCGAGTCCGACGCCTGGGCGGTGCGGCTGGCCGAGCGGCGCGAGGACCTGGCCGACGTGCTCGGGGACGCGGGGCTGCATGTGCTCGCGGGTGCCCGGGCCTCGTTCCTCCTGGTCAGGGCCCCCGGAGCGGACCTGCTTCGCGAGCGGCTGCGCGAGCGGGGCGTGGCCGTACGGCGGGGCGACACCTTCCCCGGCCTGGGGCCCGAGTGGCTCCGGGTGGCCGTCCGGGACCGGGGTACCCACCGCGTGCTGGGGCGAACTCTGGCACAGTTGGTGGTGACTTGA